The Arachis duranensis cultivar V14167 chromosome 2, aradu.V14167.gnm2.J7QH, whole genome shotgun sequence genome has a window encoding:
- the LOC107474856 gene encoding B3 domain-containing transcription factor ABI3 isoform X2: protein MKSEVEVNDAGFGTMDDANNNTNKNIEEDLSEVNYEWFHEDPNLFYDDFPPLPDLPCISSPPSSSSSSSSFSSSKPAEKPITACSSSSSASSSSSSSCAALRKDMQKPNNTNITETEVPLCSTTSMDISQTAMDSNPLFPNNVVGDCMDMMDMEMEPFGFIDFLEEQNNADFFDPDSIFQHNFLQTENESEIPSLQQNQFTQQPPPAPEAEEGVTNNNREEGEMVIHHEDDGNDEMSSVFLEWLKTNKDKISASDLRSVKLKKSTIESAAKRLGGGKQGMKRLLKLILEWVQTNHLKNKNPIESSSNPNNCFNKPQLSPLPPPCIYASHNPALMVQYPPQPAYVTDAGADYINNKNSWPNSQLNSFTTHYNQPFGENHLLPAVLYGNQYPYQLFYGNGNCGGGGGDHGWRRLGPLATKEARKKRMARQRKCSSNQRQNNHWGQPQNQSQVADTVTGAENWVCWQGVAGAAAPAPAPALPAEPQPASLGQNHGHQGRGSSDKRPQGWKSSEKNLKFLLQKVLKQSDVGSLGRIVLPKKEAETHLPELDARDGISIDMEDIGTSQVWNMRYRYWPNNKSRMYLLENTGDFVKANGLQEGDFIVIYSDLKCGKFMIRGVKVRQAGGTKSETKTAAGKSQKNQHTVVNGPNNNATSSSRDQPKMKI, encoded by the exons ATGAAGAGTGAAGTGGAAGTTAATGATGCAGGTTTTGGAACCATGGATGATGCTAACAACAACACTAATAAGAACATAGAAGAAGATCTGAGTGAAGTGAATTACGAGTGGTTTCATGAAGATCCAAACTTGTTCTACGACGATTTCCCTCCTCTCCCTGATCTTCCATGCATCTCATCACCaccatcatcgtcatcatcatcatcatctttttcatCATCGAAGCCAGCAGAGAAACCCATCACTGCATGTTCTTCATCTTCCTCtgcttcttcatcatcatcatcgtcatgtGCGGCTCTCAGAAAAGACATGCAGAAACCCAACAACACAAACATCACTGAAACAGAAGTACCTTTGTGTTCCACTACTTCCATGGATATCTCACAAACCGCCATGGATAGTAATCCACTGTTCCCAAATAACGTTGTTGGTGATTGCATGGATATGATGGATATGGAAATGGAGCCTTTTGGGTTCATAGACTTCTTAGAAGAGCAAAACAACGCTGATTTCTTTGACCCCGACTCCATTTTCCAACACAACTTTCTCCAAACTGAAAATGAAAGTGAAATCCCATCATTACAACAAAACCAATTCacacaacaaccaccaccagCACCAGAGGCAGAGGAAGGTGTTACCAACAACAACAGAGAGGAGGGTGAAATGGTAATTCATCACGAGGATGACGGAAACGATGAAATGAGCAGTGTGTTCTTGGAATGGCTAAAGACCAACAAGGACAAAATCTCAGCGAGTGATTTGAGAAGTGTGAAGCTGAAGAAATCAACGATCGAATCCGCAGCGAAGCGATTGGGCGGAGGAAAACAAGGGATGAAGCGTTTGCTAAAGCTTATTCTTGAATGGGTTCAAACCAACCACCTCAAGAACAAGAACCCAATTGAATCTTCCTCAAACCCTAATAATTGCTTCAATAAACCCCAATTATCACCACTACCACCACCATGCATTTATGCCTCTCATAATCCTGCTTTAATGGTGCAGTATCCTCCACAACCTGCTTATGTTACTGATGCTGGTGCTGATTATATCAATAATAAGAATTCATGGCCTAATTCTCAGTTAAATAGTTTTACTACCCATTACAACCAACCATTTGGGGAGAATCATCTTCTCCCTGCGGTTCTTTATGGGAATCAGTACCCTTATCAGTTGTTTTATGGAAATGGAAattgtggtggtggtggcggtgATCATGGATGGCGGAGATTAGGTCCTTTAGCTACCAAAGAAGCCAGGAAGAAGAGGATGGCGAGGCAGAGAAAGTGTTCATCAAATCAGAGGCAGAACAATCACTGGGGCCAGCCACAGAATCAGAGCCAAGTTGCTGATACGGTAACCGGAGCCGAAAATTGGGTGTGTTGGCAGGGTGTGGCTGGGGCAGCTGCTCCTGCTCCGGCTCCTGCGCTTCCAGCCGAACCACAGCCAGCTTCTTTAGGCCAGAATCATGGTCATCAAGGTCGTGGATCGTCGGATAAACGACCACAG GGGTGGAAGTCATCAGAGAAGAACTTGAAATTTCTTCTCCAAAAGGTTTTGAAGCAAAGTGATGTTGGTAGCTTGGGAAGGATAGTCTTGCCAAAA aAAGAGGCAGAAACTCATTTGCCAGAATTGGATGCAAGAGATGGAATTTCTATTGACATGGAAGACATTGGAACTTCTCAAGTTTGGAATATGCGCTATAG ATACTGGCCAAACAATAAAAGCAGGATGTATCTGCTTGAGAACACTG GAGATTTCGTGAAAGCCAATGGACTCCAAGAAGGAGACTTCATAGTGATATATTCAGATTTGAAATGTGGCAAATTT ATGATAAGAGGCGTGAAAGTGAGGCAAGCAGGTGGGACGAAATCGGAGACCAAAACGGCAGCAggaaaatcacagaaaaaccaACATACAGTTGTTAATGGTCCAAACAACAATGCTACTTCATCTTCACGTGATCAGCcgaaaatgaaaatttaa
- the LOC107474856 gene encoding B3 domain-containing transcription factor ABI3 isoform X1, with protein sequence MKSEVEVNDAGFGTMDDANNNTNKNIEEDLSEVNYEWFHEDPNLFYDDFPPLPDLPCISSPPSSSSSSSSFSSSKPAEKPITACSSSSSASSSSSSSCAALRKDMQKPNNTNITETEVPLCSTTSMDISQTAMDSNPLFPNNVVGDCMDMMDMEMEPFGFIDFLEEQNNADFFDPDSIFQHNFLQTENESEIPSLQQNQFTQQPPPAPEAEEGVTNNNREEGEMVIHHEDDGNDEMSSVFLEWLKTNKDKISASDLRSVKLKKSTIESAAKRLGGGKQGMKRLLKLILEWVQTNHLKNKNPIESSSNPNNCFNKPQLSPLPPPCIYASHNPALMVQYPPQPAYVTDAGADYINNKNSWPNSQLNSFTTHYNQPFGENHLLPAVLYGNQYPYQLFYGNGNCGGGGGDHGWRRLGPLATKEARKKRMARQRKCSSNQRQNNHWGQPQNQSQVADTVTGAENWVCWQGVAGAAAPAPAPALPAEPQPASLGQNHGHQGRGSSDKRPQGWKSSEKNLKFLLQKVLKQSDVGSLGRIVLPKKEAETHLPELDARDGISIDMEDIGTSQVWNMRYSIRYWPNNKSRMYLLENTGDFVKANGLQEGDFIVIYSDLKCGKFMIRGVKVRQAGGTKSETKTAAGKSQKNQHTVVNGPNNNATSSSRDQPKMKI encoded by the exons ATGAAGAGTGAAGTGGAAGTTAATGATGCAGGTTTTGGAACCATGGATGATGCTAACAACAACACTAATAAGAACATAGAAGAAGATCTGAGTGAAGTGAATTACGAGTGGTTTCATGAAGATCCAAACTTGTTCTACGACGATTTCCCTCCTCTCCCTGATCTTCCATGCATCTCATCACCaccatcatcgtcatcatcatcatcatctttttcatCATCGAAGCCAGCAGAGAAACCCATCACTGCATGTTCTTCATCTTCCTCtgcttcttcatcatcatcatcgtcatgtGCGGCTCTCAGAAAAGACATGCAGAAACCCAACAACACAAACATCACTGAAACAGAAGTACCTTTGTGTTCCACTACTTCCATGGATATCTCACAAACCGCCATGGATAGTAATCCACTGTTCCCAAATAACGTTGTTGGTGATTGCATGGATATGATGGATATGGAAATGGAGCCTTTTGGGTTCATAGACTTCTTAGAAGAGCAAAACAACGCTGATTTCTTTGACCCCGACTCCATTTTCCAACACAACTTTCTCCAAACTGAAAATGAAAGTGAAATCCCATCATTACAACAAAACCAATTCacacaacaaccaccaccagCACCAGAGGCAGAGGAAGGTGTTACCAACAACAACAGAGAGGAGGGTGAAATGGTAATTCATCACGAGGATGACGGAAACGATGAAATGAGCAGTGTGTTCTTGGAATGGCTAAAGACCAACAAGGACAAAATCTCAGCGAGTGATTTGAGAAGTGTGAAGCTGAAGAAATCAACGATCGAATCCGCAGCGAAGCGATTGGGCGGAGGAAAACAAGGGATGAAGCGTTTGCTAAAGCTTATTCTTGAATGGGTTCAAACCAACCACCTCAAGAACAAGAACCCAATTGAATCTTCCTCAAACCCTAATAATTGCTTCAATAAACCCCAATTATCACCACTACCACCACCATGCATTTATGCCTCTCATAATCCTGCTTTAATGGTGCAGTATCCTCCACAACCTGCTTATGTTACTGATGCTGGTGCTGATTATATCAATAATAAGAATTCATGGCCTAATTCTCAGTTAAATAGTTTTACTACCCATTACAACCAACCATTTGGGGAGAATCATCTTCTCCCTGCGGTTCTTTATGGGAATCAGTACCCTTATCAGTTGTTTTATGGAAATGGAAattgtggtggtggtggcggtgATCATGGATGGCGGAGATTAGGTCCTTTAGCTACCAAAGAAGCCAGGAAGAAGAGGATGGCGAGGCAGAGAAAGTGTTCATCAAATCAGAGGCAGAACAATCACTGGGGCCAGCCACAGAATCAGAGCCAAGTTGCTGATACGGTAACCGGAGCCGAAAATTGGGTGTGTTGGCAGGGTGTGGCTGGGGCAGCTGCTCCTGCTCCGGCTCCTGCGCTTCCAGCCGAACCACAGCCAGCTTCTTTAGGCCAGAATCATGGTCATCAAGGTCGTGGATCGTCGGATAAACGACCACAG GGGTGGAAGTCATCAGAGAAGAACTTGAAATTTCTTCTCCAAAAGGTTTTGAAGCAAAGTGATGTTGGTAGCTTGGGAAGGATAGTCTTGCCAAAA aAAGAGGCAGAAACTCATTTGCCAGAATTGGATGCAAGAGATGGAATTTCTATTGACATGGAAGACATTGGAACTTCTCAAGTTTGGAATATGCGCTATAG CATCAGATACTGGCCAAACAATAAAAGCAGGATGTATCTGCTTGAGAACACTG GAGATTTCGTGAAAGCCAATGGACTCCAAGAAGGAGACTTCATAGTGATATATTCAGATTTGAAATGTGGCAAATTT ATGATAAGAGGCGTGAAAGTGAGGCAAGCAGGTGGGACGAAATCGGAGACCAAAACGGCAGCAggaaaatcacagaaaaaccaACATACAGTTGTTAATGGTCCAAACAACAATGCTACTTCATCTTCACGTGATCAGCcgaaaatgaaaatttaa